From the Prochlorococcus sp. MIT 1223 genome, the window ACACTCAGAGTGGCTTGGAGGGAGAAAGCAACTAGACAAGGAATTAGTTTTGTCGATTCAAGCGGAGAAAGAGGTATCACCGTAATAGGAGAAAGACTTCAGCCAAACTCAAGAGATGATCTTCCTTGGGACGAACTTTCTGGATTTGATGGAATATTTTTCACAGCAGGTGATGCAAATGCAATGAAGCTATCTAGAAAAGCTAAATTTCTATCGGCCACTCCAAGAGTAGGCATAGATGAAATAAATAAATCAGCTGTACAATTAGATGTTCTAATTGGAAGTGGGCTCGACATAGGTGAAAAATATAATATCGATGAGATAAAAATAAGACCAAAGATGAGGATTTCCACAGAAGGAAGTAAAGGTGGAGAAGTATGGCCAGGAGGACGTTATAAAGCAGTTAATTTAAAGTCAAAAGTAATTGACACTTATGGGTGTGGAGATAGGTTTGCGGCAGGTGTAACTACTGGAATGGCAGCAGGATGGAACGTTAAAAAAGCTTTAAGTCTTGGAGCCCATTGTGGAGCAAATTGCACTTCTTACTTTGGTCCTTACATAAATGAAATTTAATTAATAATATTCTCTATGAACAAAACAAACCATCAGAAAAAATTAACCAAAGAGAAAACGAATAACTTAATTCAAGTTAAAACCAGGAAGGGGGAATCAATGGCGAATATAATATTAATATATTTAACCATAATAATATTATTTATTGAATCTGTATATATCCTAATTAAAGGAATAAAGAGAGGTATATTCAGAAAAGAAGTACTTACACAAAAAAGTAAACTGGGTTTTGATATAATAATAAAAGGTTAACCTAGATTAACACGAGCTACTAGTTACTTCTTGTTAAAAACTATATAATTACTCACGCTAGAGTTGTAATTGAAATAAGTTAATGCTTTAATTGATAGAGGTCTTAATAATAAAAGTGAAGGAAATCATCATTATTATTATTTTATTTACAATAATAATGCTTATCTCTCAATCAAGCAAAAATCAATACATACTTAAAAAGAATTTATTTTTAAAAAGATTCAAGAATAAAGGTAATTTGAGAGAAAAGTTATCAGAAAGATTTTCATATTCACTTATGGGAGATCCAGATTCAGATATAAAAATTGGATCTTGGTATAGTGAAATAGAGCTAAGAGAAAAAGCTGATATTCACCGCGCAAGGCTAAGTAAATACGGCAGGTCAAAGATGAATGGAGAAATGCTTTATGTTGGTCCCAAAGGAGGAGTATATAAATACAATTCAGATGGCAAGAAAAAATATTTGTAATTAAAGATTTATATAAATCAGCGCACTTAAAATCTATTTAATATTTTGCGCTATCTCCTTATATTCTATAAAATCACGATTTGCCCAATGATTAAAATCAGCAAAACTTAGTTTTTGTTTTTTACCTTCTTTAAGTAATCCATCTCGGTCAGAACTAGAGTTTATCTCAAAGAAAGAGCCTTTTGATATCTTTTGTCTATAGCGCTTAGCAAGCTTTTCTATAGAGAAACCTTTTGGAGAAGGTCGAGGAGGCCAGAAATTATCCAAATAATTTCGATAAATTACTTATTTATAGGAATAGCAATTAAATAAAACAAATGCAATAGCTTTTTGTAAGTAATCGCTAAAAAAGATGACTATTAAAAAGATATTTATTATTTAAGATTAGGCTCCGGGCATAGCAGGTTTGTAACCCCCACTGGAATCTGCCGCACACTCTAGGCTTTCTCTAGTGCCAACTCCTGTTATGGGGTTTATGCCCTCAGCTATTTTGCATAGATTTTTCTGGTCATCACTATCAAGGATTGCAAAAGTAAAGTCTGCACCCTCAATTCTTGCACCAGCAAAACTGCTCCCTGAGGCAATCATATTTACAAGAATCGCATCTCTTAGATCTGTTTTTTGAAAGTTGACCCTATCAGAAAGTGTATCTGTAAGATTTATTCCTTTTAAATTTGCTCCTTTCAGATCAGAAAGGGTTAAAACTGTTCCATGCAAATCTACGTCACTAAAATTTGCATCACGCGCAACTGCTCCAGCAATAGAAGATTTAGATAAATCTTGGCCGTGCAAATCAAAGCCTGTTATATCAGCACGGACATAATTAGGAACTTCATCTCCTGCTCCAGTTTTCTCAAAGGATGCAAGGGCATAAGAGGTCAATGGAATACTGAATAAAATCAGTAAAGCCATGACTAATGAAAGAAAGCTTTTTATTTTTAGTTCAAAAAACATTTTAATTAAGCCTTTAATTAACTCTGCCTAAAACAGATCATAAGAAGACAAATAAAAAATATAAAGGTAAATGGAGTTACTTTTGCAAAAGGTAAAACAATTATTTCTTAAACCCAGTCTCTTACTAGAGGGGCCTTCCTGAAAGATATTGATGTATTGAAGGGTTCGTCCAATAAAGGCTTACGCATACCATCAGCAAAAGATTCAAACCAATCAATATTGAACCCATCATCACTACTTGCTGGTTACTTGGTTCAAGCTCATCAAGCTGTTCTGCTACTAAGGTATTTATCTTGTCTTTCATTAAATGATATTGTTTCATTGAATACTAATCTAACGAACATATATTTTTTTTGTGGCTAAGGCTGGGAAATCTACTGCAATTCACCCCGCTATCAGTTTATAGGCGCAATTTTCATAGATATTGATTGATATACCAAGTATATTTCTAAGAGAAGTCCTGCAATAGACAAGAAATGCCATTAATTAAAATTCAGACCTCGCTAAAGTCAATAGATGATTCTGATAAATTTTTAACGGCTCTCTCATCCGAACTAGCAAAATCAACTGGAAAGCCAGAGAGTTATGTGATGACAATTCTGCAAACAAATATTCCCATGACATTTGGAGGATCTAATGATCCTTCTTGTTTTATTGAAATAAAATCAATTGGATCATTAAAGCCTGCAGAAATGTCTAAATCCTTTTGCAGTTTAGTTTCTAGAGCCACAAATATTCCTTCAAATAGAATATACATTGCCTTTGAAGACGTAAGTCCAAGTAAATGGGGATTTAATGGAAATACCTTTGGATAATTAATAGAGAATTATTTTTCGATTTAATAAGGCAACTCATCAAATAAAAAAAAATTCTTGATCTTAAAGAAAAGATAGAAGAATGTTGCTAACTACTTGATTAAAGCTAATTAGGTGTGATCTTTGGAAAAGATTAAAACTTCAAATTAATGGGCTATCTATTTCTCCTTATCCTTATCTCCTTAGGAGTGAGTTTCGCTCTTTTAAAACTTAACAAAGGTGAAACCGCCTCAGAGATAAAAAGCCTCCTCATTGAAATATATAAGCGTGCAAAAGAACTTTTCATTAGTATAAAAAATCTTTTTACCTATATAAAAAAATTAATTGATAAAGAGTCCAATTCCTCAGAAAAAATTTCTATTCCTGAAGATAGTTTAAACAGAAAAGAGAAGAGTGTTGCCACTCCAGTACAAGTCGAACTAGATAAGGAAACTGATGCCACTCCAGTACAAGTCGAACTAGATAAGGAAACTGATGCCACTCCAGTACAAGTCGAACTAGATAAGGAAACTGATGCCACTCCAGTACAAGTCGAGCTAGATAAGGAAACTGATGCCACTCCAGTGCAAGTCGA encodes:
- a CDS encoding PfkB family carbohydrate kinase, which codes for MKIWELDKLKNLPSLKLAVVGHVEFVRFLSVDQLPKAGSISHSRSYIEEPAGGGAIAAVQMQNLTQAQVHFFTSLGKDSIGERCYERLKEFGLTLRVAWREKATRQGISFVDSSGERGITVIGERLQPNSRDDLPWDELSGFDGIFFTAGDANAMKLSRKAKFLSATPRVGIDEINKSAVQLDVLIGSGLDIGEKYNIDEIKIRPKMRISTEGSKGGEVWPGGRYKAVNLKSKVIDTYGCGDRFAAGVTTGMAAGWNVKKALSLGAHCGANCTSYFGPYINEI
- a CDS encoding pentapeptide repeat-containing protein; its protein translation is MFFELKIKSFLSLVMALLILFSIPLTSYALASFEKTGAGDEVPNYVRADITGFDLHGQDLSKSSIAGAVARDANFSDVDLHGTVLTLSDLKGANLKGINLTDTLSDRVNFQKTDLRDAILVNMIASGSSFAGARIEGADFTFAILDSDDQKNLCKIAEGINPITGVGTRESLECAADSSGGYKPAMPGA
- a CDS encoding phenylpyruvate tautomerase MIF-related protein, with protein sequence MPLIKIQTSLKSIDDSDKFLTALSSELAKSTGKPESYVMTILQTNIPMTFGGSNDPSCFIEIKSIGSLKPAEMSKSFCSLVSRATNIPSNRIYIAFEDVSPSKWGFNGNTFG